In Marisediminicola antarctica, one DNA window encodes the following:
- a CDS encoding long-chain-fatty-acid--CoA ligase has product MNNLDRMPWLSAYADGVPDEIEPINQTLVDMIDEAVSNYRRDVALEFFGAETTYNELGDKIALAAEGLRRLGVKAGDRVAIVLPNCPQHVVAFYAVLRLGAIVVEHNPLYTARELRHQFEDHGARIAIVWDKVYDTVAGFPKDIRLERIVSVDLTSALPFGKRFALRLPIPKARTARAAMTATPSGRNVFTWDRLVSGRRLSKRHPAPRPSDTALLQYTSGTSGTPKGAILTHANLRANAAQGEAWVPGLNPGKETFYAVLPLFHAYGLTLCLTFAMSIGARLVLFPRFDVDLVLAAARTSPPTFLPAVPPIYDQLAAAAESRNVDLSSIRFSISGAMSLPLETVRRWEAVTGGLLVEGYGMTESSPVALGNPMGPSRRPGTVGVPFPSTEIRVVDPADPTIDRPNGEPGELLIRGPQVFHGYWQNPEDTAHTLMLDGWLRTGDIVTVAPDGFVTVVDRVKELIITGGFNVSPSEVEAALLAHPDVTAAAVVGLPHQSGGEEVSAAVVLRAGATFDSAALRNFCRESLAGYKVPKRVVVLDELPRSLIGKVMRREVRDALLAGRG; this is encoded by the coding sequence ATGAACAACCTCGACAGAATGCCCTGGCTCAGCGCCTACGCCGACGGCGTGCCGGACGAGATCGAGCCGATCAACCAGACGCTCGTCGACATGATCGACGAGGCCGTCTCCAACTACCGGCGCGACGTCGCGCTCGAGTTCTTTGGGGCGGAAACGACCTATAACGAGCTCGGCGACAAGATCGCACTCGCGGCCGAGGGACTGCGCCGGCTCGGGGTGAAGGCCGGAGACCGCGTCGCGATCGTTCTGCCGAATTGTCCGCAGCACGTCGTCGCCTTCTACGCGGTGTTGCGGCTCGGCGCGATCGTCGTCGAGCACAACCCGCTCTACACGGCGCGCGAGCTGCGCCATCAGTTCGAGGACCACGGCGCGCGAATCGCTATCGTCTGGGACAAGGTCTACGACACGGTGGCCGGCTTTCCGAAAGATATCCGGCTCGAACGCATCGTCTCGGTCGACCTCACCTCCGCACTGCCGTTCGGCAAGCGGTTCGCGCTGCGCCTGCCGATCCCGAAGGCCCGCACTGCGCGGGCCGCGATGACGGCGACCCCCTCCGGGCGCAACGTGTTCACCTGGGACCGCCTGGTGTCCGGACGTCGCCTGTCGAAGCGCCATCCGGCTCCCCGGCCGAGCGACACCGCGCTGCTGCAGTACACGAGCGGAACCAGCGGCACGCCCAAGGGAGCGATCCTCACCCACGCGAACCTGCGGGCGAACGCGGCGCAGGGGGAGGCCTGGGTTCCCGGGCTGAACCCGGGCAAGGAGACCTTCTATGCGGTGCTGCCGCTGTTTCACGCCTACGGGCTCACCCTGTGCCTGACCTTCGCGATGAGCATCGGCGCGCGGCTCGTGCTGTTCCCGCGCTTCGACGTCGACCTCGTGCTGGCTGCCGCACGCACGTCGCCGCCGACATTCCTGCCGGCCGTGCCGCCGATCTACGACCAGCTCGCCGCGGCCGCGGAGTCGCGGAATGTCGACCTGAGCAGCATCCGCTTCTCGATCTCGGGGGCGATGAGCCTGCCCCTCGAGACCGTGCGGCGCTGGGAGGCCGTGACCGGGGGGCTCCTCGTCGAGGGCTACGGCATGACCGAGTCCTCACCCGTCGCGCTCGGCAACCCGATGGGGCCGTCACGCAGGCCCGGGACCGTTGGCGTACCGTTCCCGAGCACCGAGATCCGCGTCGTCGACCCCGCCGACCCGACCATCGACCGACCCAACGGTGAGCCGGGGGAGCTGCTGATTCGCGGGCCGCAGGTGTTTCACGGGTACTGGCAGAACCCTGAGGACACCGCGCACACCCTCATGCTCGACGGCTGGCTTCGCACCGGCGACATCGTCACGGTCGCGCCCGACGGCTTCGTCACCGTTGTCGACCGGGTGAAGGAGCTCATCATCACCGGCGGCTTCAATGTGTCGCCGTCCGAGGTCGAGGCGGCGCTGCTCGCGCACCCGGATGTCACGGCCGCCGCGGTCGTCGGCCTCCCGCACCAGTCGGGCGGCGAGGAGGTGTCGGCGGCGGTCGTGCTGCGCGCGGGCGCCACCTTCGACTCCGCTGCTCTGCGCAATTTCTGCCGCGAGAGCCTCGCCGGATACAAGGTACCCAAGCGCGTCGTCGTGCTCGACGAGCTGCCCCGCTCGCTCATCGGCAAGGTCATGCGGCGCGAGGTGCGCGATGCGTTGCTGGCGGGGCGTGGATAA
- a CDS encoding DUF305 domain-containing protein produces MTSTRTSTRTRTVLAASAALVAALTLASCAPTEPASVSEPAASAPETELNAAELAEFNEADIMFAQMMIPHHRQAVAMSDTLLAKTGISAETVALAEEIKAAQEPEIAQLNGLLVAWGFDEMTADDDMAGMDHSSGMMTDDDMAALDDATGSEAERLYLEQMIEHHEGAIIMASPQIIDGENADAVALAEAIESAQQKEISEMKKLLAALPAAG; encoded by the coding sequence ATGACCAGCACACGCACCAGCACACGAACACGCACCGTACTCGCCGCATCTGCCGCCCTCGTTGCCGCCCTGACCCTCGCGTCGTGCGCGCCAACCGAACCCGCGTCGGTGAGCGAGCCCGCGGCATCCGCTCCGGAGACCGAGCTCAACGCGGCCGAACTCGCGGAGTTCAATGAGGCCGACATCATGTTCGCCCAGATGATGATTCCGCACCACAGGCAGGCCGTCGCCATGAGTGACACCCTTCTCGCGAAGACCGGGATCAGCGCGGAGACCGTGGCGCTCGCCGAGGAGATCAAGGCCGCGCAGGAGCCCGAGATCGCCCAGCTCAACGGCCTGCTCGTCGCCTGGGGATTCGACGAGATGACCGCTGACGACGACATGGCCGGCATGGACCACTCCTCCGGCATGATGACCGACGACGACATGGCGGCGCTCGATGACGCGACGGGGTCCGAGGCCGAGCGCCTCTACCTCGAGCAGATGATCGAGCACCACGAGGGCGCGATCATCATGGCCAGCCCCCAGATCATCGACGGCGAGAACGCGGATGCTGTCGCGCTCGCGGAAGCCATCGAGAGCGCCCAGCAGAAGGAAATCTCCGAGATGAAGAAGCTGCTCGCCGCTCTGCCGGCTGCCGGCTAG